A region of Bombilactobacillus folatiphilus DNA encodes the following proteins:
- a CDS encoding ABC transporter ATP-binding protein: MLEIKNVSKSFADNEALKKVSFCANDGEITGLVGQNGAGKSTILRIIMHFISASQGEICYQNQKVTQTLYNEIGFLPEERSLFINYTIQDQLVYFARLHGLKKRVALERMHTFLELFEVKGTPTTKIKMLSKGNQQKVQLIAALIHNPELIILDEPFSGLDPVNADIFMRNILALKAQGKMIIFSSHNMNNVEYLCDKVVMLKNGSVVLNNDIHTIKSMFGRTKLSLWSLRPPSFFAQIPGVAVKKHDPVTHMFDLQLSDAQVGKKVYSSIEGDGYKPVFNQNYPTLAEIFTRKVNEDDHGNR; encoded by the coding sequence TTGCTTGAAATTAAGAATGTGTCCAAATCATTTGCTGACAACGAGGCTTTAAAAAAGGTGTCATTTTGTGCTAATGATGGCGAAATAACCGGTCTTGTTGGTCAAAATGGTGCCGGTAAATCCACTATTTTACGCATCATTATGCATTTTATTTCTGCTTCACAAGGTGAGATCTGTTATCAAAATCAAAAAGTAACGCAAACATTATATAACGAAATTGGTTTTTTACCTGAGGAACGCAGCTTATTTATTAATTATACAATTCAAGATCAACTGGTCTATTTTGCCAGACTTCATGGTCTCAAAAAGCGTGTGGCTCTTGAAAGGATGCACACCTTTTTGGAACTGTTTGAGGTTAAAGGGACGCCCACGACGAAAATTAAAATGCTGTCCAAAGGAAATCAACAAAAAGTTCAATTGATCGCGGCTCTTATTCATAATCCTGAGTTGATTATTCTAGATGAGCCGTTCAGTGGTTTGGATCCCGTAAATGCTGATATTTTTATGCGCAATATTTTGGCACTGAAGGCGCAGGGGAAAATGATTATCTTTTCGAGCCACAACATGAATAACGTAGAATATCTTTGTGACAAAGTCGTGATGTTAAAAAACGGTAGTGTTGTCTTAAATAACGATATTCATACAATCAAAAGTATGTTTGGACGGACTAAGTTAAGCTTATGGTCCTTACGGCCGCCAAGTTTTTTTGCACAAATTCCTGGAGTCGCTGTTAAAAAGCATGATCCCGTGACGCATATGTTTGATTTACAATTATCTGACGCGCAGGTAGGAAAGAAAGTTTATTCATCAATCGAAGGTGATGGGTATAAGCCGGTGTTTAATCAAAATTATCCTACATTAGCAGAAATATTTACACGGAAGGTAAATGAAGATGATCACGGTAACCGTTGA
- a CDS encoding ArsR/SmtB family transcription factor, whose translation MIQQSINEQKNNTRVKIFKALADPIRLQIIWYLNYVNREITCGEIDKVLNISKSAGSYHFKILREAELTITRKSSREKYVTLNYTTFDKYVIDFWNYS comes from the coding sequence ATAATCCAACAATCAATCAATGAACAAAAAAATAATACTAGGGTAAAAATTTTTAAAGCACTCGCAGATCCTATACGTCTTCAAATAATATGGTACCTAAATTACGTCAATAGAGAAATAACTTGTGGTGAAATTGACAAGGTATTAAATATTAGCAAATCTGCTGGATCTTATCACTTTAAAATTTTGAGAGAAGCTGAATTAACAATTACAAGAAAAAGTTCAAGGGAAAAGTATGTAACTTTGAATTACACTACTTTTGACAAATATGTAATTGATTTCTGGAATTACAGTTAG
- a CDS encoding NAD(P)H-dependent oxidoreductase, whose protein sequence is MTTTIIYAHPYAESLNHAVLLQVQEVLQSQNEPYKVLDLYQDHFNPAYTTEELRLFHIGQTTDPLVSKYQAAIQHSQRLIFIFPIWWNDLPAIVKGFLDKVFKLHFAYVNSNYGVQGQLQHIQQVQLLTTSTSPTWYLKLIAGNAVQSVFAHATLKQAGIKHVHWHNCSVSKLDWRHFGQLTQRPRHELETYLQQISI, encoded by the coding sequence ATGACTACGACCATTATTTATGCACATCCGTATGCGGAGAGTTTGAATCATGCGGTACTACTTCAAGTTCAGGAAGTATTACAGTCGCAAAATGAACCATACAAAGTCTTAGATTTGTATCAGGATCATTTTAATCCAGCTTATACAACAGAAGAATTGCGTTTATTTCATATTGGACAAACCACAGATCCGCTGGTTTCAAAATATCAGGCTGCCATTCAACATTCTCAACGTTTAATTTTTATTTTTCCAATTTGGTGGAATGATTTACCCGCGATAGTCAAGGGTTTTCTTGATAAAGTATTTAAACTGCACTTTGCTTATGTTAACAGCAATTACGGCGTCCAAGGTCAATTACAACACATTCAACAAGTCCAGCTTTTAACGACTTCAACTTCGCCGACTTGGTATTTAAAATTGATAGCAGGCAATGCGGTGCAGTCTGTTTTTGCTCATGCGACCCTGAAACAGGCGGGAATCAAGCATGTTCATTGGCATAATTGTTCCGTTAGTAAACTAGATTGGCGTCATTTTGGACAATTGACGCAGCGTCCAAGACATGAGTTGGAAACATATTTACAACAGATTTCTATTTGA
- a CDS encoding mannitol-1-phosphate 5-dehydrogenase: MKAVHFGAGNIGRGFIGETLAANDFSIQFVDLNETIINELNKRHEYDIELAAEGQQKLHVANVSGINNGKNPEQVVDAIATTDLVTTAIGPKILKFIAPLIAQGITARKQNQNLQKIDVIACENMIGGSQVLKEEVYQHLEQADQEFADQYIGFPNAAVDRIVPIQKHDDPLMVSVEPFKEWVVDESQMANPDLKLKGVDYAPDLEPYIERKLFSVNTGHATVAYTGKTLGYDNIGDAIKDPKVLTQLKGVLKETGDLLIAKWRFNRSDHEAYQAKIISRFENPYISDSIARVGRTPIRKLGFDERFIRPIREAKERGLSYEKLLETVGKIYQFDEPADDESVQLHQMLQAKFGEVVKKTTYLTDEDLIQEIAKQMDSEFKK; the protein is encoded by the coding sequence ATGAAAGCAGTACATTTTGGAGCAGGTAATATTGGCCGGGGATTTATTGGCGAAACTTTGGCGGCTAATGATTTTTCGATTCAATTCGTTGATTTGAATGAAACAATTATTAATGAACTGAATAAACGTCATGAATACGATATTGAATTAGCTGCAGAAGGTCAACAAAAACTGCACGTGGCCAATGTTTCTGGTATTAATAATGGAAAAAATCCTGAACAAGTGGTTGATGCTATTGCCACAACTGATCTAGTGACGACTGCCATTGGTCCCAAAATTTTGAAATTTATTGCTCCATTAATTGCACAAGGAATTACTGCTCGTAAACAAAATCAGAATCTTCAAAAAATTGATGTGATTGCTTGCGAGAATATGATTGGTGGTTCGCAAGTTTTGAAAGAAGAGGTTTATCAACATTTAGAGCAGGCAGATCAGGAGTTTGCGGATCAATATATTGGTTTTCCTAATGCGGCTGTGGATCGAATTGTGCCTATCCAAAAACATGATGATCCGTTAATGGTGTCTGTTGAGCCTTTTAAGGAATGGGTTGTTGATGAATCGCAAATGGCCAATCCTGATTTAAAGTTAAAGGGTGTTGATTATGCTCCTGATTTGGAACCGTATATTGAACGTAAGCTCTTTTCTGTTAATACAGGTCACGCTACGGTGGCGTATACTGGTAAGACTTTAGGCTATGATAACATCGGTGATGCCATTAAAGATCCGAAAGTCTTAACTCAGTTAAAAGGTGTTTTGAAAGAAACTGGTGATTTATTAATCGCAAAGTGGCGCTTTAATCGTAGCGATCACGAAGCTTATCAAGCTAAAATTATTAGTCGATTTGAAAATCCTTATATTTCGGATTCGATTGCACGTGTTGGTCGAACACCAATTCGCAAACTGGGGTTTGATGAGCGATTTATTCGTCCAATTCGCGAAGCTAAAGAACGTGGTTTAAGCTATGAAAAATTGTTGGAGACAGTGGGTAAAATTTACCAGTTTGATGAACCAGCAGATGATGAAAGTGTTCAGTTACATCAGATGTTGCAGGCAAAATTTGGTGAAGTAGTTAAGAAAACAACATATTTAACCGATGAAGATTTGATTCAAGAAATTGCTAAGCAAATGGATAGTGAATTTAAAAAATAA
- a CDS encoding PTS sugar transporter subunit IIA: MELKKKMIRLNQHFSTKEEAITAAGQLLVEDHCVQPEYVQSMIDRNNELSTYMGNFIAIPHGTDAGKQYIHKTGISVMQIPEGVEFGSAKDSKLVTIVFGIAGLNNEHLDVLSQIALFCSKLGNVAQLSDAQSEQEIINLLKEVGE, from the coding sequence ATGGAATTAAAGAAAAAGATGATTCGGCTGAATCAACATTTTTCAACTAAGGAAGAAGCGATTACCGCTGCGGGACAATTATTAGTTGAAGATCACTGTGTTCAACCAGAATATGTGCAGTCCATGATTGACCGGAATAATGAGCTTTCGACGTATATGGGCAATTTCATTGCGATTCCACACGGAACTGACGCGGGAAAGCAGTATATTCACAAAACTGGTATTTCAGTAATGCAGATTCCAGAGGGAGTAGAATTTGGTAGTGCTAAAGATTCCAAATTAGTAACAATTGTCTTTGGAATAGCGGGACTGAATAATGAGCACTTAGATGTTTTGTCACAAATTGCCTTGTTTTGCAGTAAACTAGGTAATGTAGCGCAGTTATCCGATGCACAATCGGAGCAAGAAATTATTAATTTGTTGAAAGAGGTAGGAGAATAA
- a CDS encoding PTS mannitol transporter subunit IICB — protein sequence MDSKQVSTKPKSSLKAKVQRFGTALSGMIMPNIAAIIAWGLVTALFMVPGGWMPNKHIAQLINPMLHYLLPLLIGYVGGRMVYEERGAVVGAIATTGVIVGAKVPMFLGAMIMGPLGGWCIKKFDQLFLDKIKTGFEMIYNNFSAGILGMILAIIGQFIVNPLVVSGSNLAAKGVAWIISVHLLPLANVFIEPAKVLFLNNAVGNGILVPLGIQQASQAGKSILFLLESNPGPGLGILLAFCMFGKGNAKASAPGAVLIHFFGGVHEIYFPYILMKPMLIISAILGGVAGTFTFQIMGAGLKAAASPGSIIAVLLMTPKGSYLANLAGVLVAAVVSFVVSVPILKNNKSTDEDLDAKKEQMEQMKSDSKATDPKLDTTNVKVSIQKIIFACDAGMGSSAMGASLLRDKLKKEGVTDVPVTNLAVRNLKPEPNLLVVTQNELAERALEKTPDAMHVSVDNFMNSPRYDEIAQMLKQDNSSVSEVETKQPGHSIFSDIDFAQIKQIRFVTDSHHVGSTTMAVSEFNQELQTADKALRADRVILSDVKDQADQLLVTTTALQADLRAKVSQAQVVVVSNMLENDDLKELVLHLN from the coding sequence ATGGATTCAAAACAAGTATCAACAAAGCCTAAATCTTCTTTGAAGGCCAAAGTTCAACGTTTTGGAACGGCGCTTTCGGGAATGATTATGCCGAATATTGCGGCAATTATTGCTTGGGGATTGGTGACAGCTTTATTTATGGTTCCAGGGGGCTGGATGCCGAATAAACACATCGCCCAATTAATTAATCCAATGTTGCATTATTTGTTACCGCTTTTAATTGGTTATGTCGGTGGTCGAATGGTGTATGAAGAACGTGGTGCTGTGGTTGGTGCGATCGCTACTACGGGGGTAATTGTTGGTGCCAAAGTACCGATGTTTTTAGGTGCTATGATTATGGGGCCCTTGGGTGGCTGGTGCATTAAGAAGTTTGACCAACTCTTTTTAGATAAAATTAAAACTGGTTTTGAAATGATATACAATAATTTTTCCGCCGGCATTTTGGGAATGATTTTGGCCATTATTGGTCAATTTATTGTCAATCCACTGGTTGTAAGTGGCAGTAATTTGGCGGCCAAAGGTGTGGCTTGGATTATTTCTGTCCATTTGTTGCCATTAGCGAATGTCTTTATTGAGCCAGCCAAGGTGTTGTTCTTAAATAATGCCGTTGGTAATGGTATTTTGGTACCTTTGGGTATTCAACAAGCCAGTCAAGCTGGTAAATCAATTTTGTTCTTACTGGAATCTAATCCGGGACCAGGATTAGGTATTTTGTTAGCATTTTGTATGTTTGGTAAAGGCAACGCCAAGGCTTCAGCTCCAGGGGCAGTGCTAATTCATTTCTTTGGTGGCGTGCATGAAATCTACTTTCCTTATATTTTGATGAAACCTATGTTGATTATTTCGGCAATATTAGGTGGCGTGGCGGGCACCTTTACTTTTCAGATCATGGGTGCTGGTCTAAAGGCTGCTGCATCACCCGGGTCAATCATCGCTGTTTTGTTAATGACCCCCAAAGGGAGCTATTTAGCCAACTTAGCGGGTGTTTTGGTGGCAGCAGTTGTTTCCTTTGTTGTGTCCGTGCCCATTTTAAAAAATAATAAATCGACTGATGAAGATTTAGATGCTAAAAAAGAACAAATGGAACAAATGAAAAGCGACTCTAAGGCAACTGATCCAAAATTAGATACTACAAACGTTAAGGTAAGTATTCAAAAAATTATTTTTGCTTGTGATGCTGGGATGGGTTCTTCGGCTATGGGTGCTTCATTGTTACGAGATAAGCTCAAAAAAGAAGGCGTTACAGACGTTCCAGTAACCAATCTGGCAGTGCGTAACTTAAAGCCGGAGCCTAATCTGTTAGTGGTAACACAAAATGAATTGGCTGAAAGAGCTTTGGAAAAAACGCCAGATGCAATGCATGTTTCGGTGGATAATTTTATGAATAGTCCGCGTTATGATGAAATTGCTCAGATGTTAAAACAGGATAATAGTTCCGTTTCTGAAGTTGAAACGAAGCAGCCTGGGCATTCAATTTTTAGTGACATTGATTTTGCTCAAATTAAACAAATTAGATTTGTAACTGATTCGCACCATGTAGGTTCAACAACGATGGCAGTTAGTGAATTTAATCAAGAATTGCAGACGGCCGATAAAGCTTTAAGAGCCGACAGAGTGATTTTAAGTGATGTCAAAGATCAGGCAGATCAGCTTTTGGTTACAACAACAGCGTTACAGGCGGATTTGCGAGCTAAAGTTTCGCAGGCACAAGTAGTTGTTGTATCGAATATGCTGGAGAATGACGACTTAAAGGAATTAGTTTTACACTTAAATTAG
- a CDS encoding glucosamine-6-phosphate deaminase, producing the protein MKLIVTKDEQQGGLEGFKVFQEALQNNAQTFGLATGSTPITTYEQIVQSDLDFSNCISINLDEYVGIKPDNPQSYRYFMNKYLFNQKPFKQSFLPNGLAQNSKQEAADYDQIINQHPIDLQLLGIGQNGHIGFNEPGTSFDLTTHVAKLTESTIQANSRFFKNINDVPKEAYSMGIGSIMKSKKILLEAFGTQKADAVAAMFNGPVTIDVPASVLQNHPDVVVIADEAAAAKVN; encoded by the coding sequence ATGAAATTAATCGTAACTAAAGACGAACAACAGGGTGGTCTGGAAGGCTTTAAAGTCTTTCAAGAAGCATTACAAAATAATGCACAAACTTTCGGTTTAGCTACTGGTTCAACACCTATTACCACTTATGAACAAATTGTCCAAAGCGATTTGGATTTTTCTAACTGTATTTCGATTAATTTGGATGAATATGTCGGCATCAAACCAGATAATCCGCAAAGTTATCGTTACTTTATGAATAAGTATCTCTTTAATCAAAAGCCCTTCAAGCAATCATTTTTACCTAACGGCTTAGCGCAAAATTCAAAGCAAGAAGCTGCTGATTACGATCAAATCATTAATCAACATCCAATTGACCTACAATTATTGGGAATCGGGCAAAATGGTCATATTGGTTTTAATGAACCCGGAACTTCCTTTGATCTCACCACACACGTTGCTAAATTAACTGAATCAACAATTCAAGCTAACAGTCGTTTCTTCAAAAATATCAACGATGTACCAAAAGAAGCTTATTCGATGGGGATCGGCTCAATTATGAAATCGAAAAAGATTTTGTTAGAAGCTTTTGGTACTCAAAAGGCAGATGCTGTGGCGGCAATGTTTAATGGCCCCGTAACAATTGATGTCCCGGCCAGCGTTCTGCAAAATCATCCTGATGTTGTCGTGATCGCTGATGAAGCAGCTGCTGCAAAAGTAAACTAA
- a CDS encoding BglG family transcription antiterminator: MVIFTERQKKILGLLLQTKKGLSLTKFEHQLNVSSRTLYREFSDLRLYLENQGIQLINDHGFYRLEGNSVSLLQIQTNIQHQNPQDTLSANSRQKALATMLLLNSEEIKMIDLALNLEVSLGTIQRDLNKVETTFKQYDLHLERKKGVGIVLSGREDVRRYLFCHLVADSVNEYQFLAYLQGQRTTVTNFSAVLLPVKLLRQCYRVLKTKVLGQIKEISDQQSIFLVLIFAMSLYRISKKCILSSQENAQVQIKYLNIIDQFLLSWPSQTLVKNLQSAERNFLALQLQNSDHQIKSHYLDYNDLSVSMKVKKLIVLVSMDYHWDFTHDAIFFEKLTLHVENLVQKKQPQLPKMKFMALETIGQQYQKLSQIIAKRWQEIFPQQKINPAEIQLLLLYFTNEYENYGNYYATKVLIACENGFSTAQILKNRLHQEIPDIQQIDTIKIAQLSQIHPTEYDLLLTTIDLPGFTGKYQIVSPLLLDSDVEEIKQHLKKNHSQARHEAVFDSSKTDHALQNLANKQLEITLYQQITTQFKVVKLLNKPQNNLEQLIHQLLRSLPDTIIENGTQVASNLIKRIELAPIGLPNTHLALLHTSSAGVLQLAIKVVELQWPVTMLAMDHEEIQVSRFLLMLAPADIDALETKLLGMISSLLVMNDANLHLFETGNTLALQNFLADKFLQKLQANNLS, from the coding sequence ATGGTTATTTTTACAGAACGACAGAAAAAGATTTTAGGATTATTGCTTCAAACAAAAAAGGGATTGTCTTTAACAAAATTTGAGCACCAGTTAAATGTTAGTTCCCGGACTTTGTATCGAGAATTTTCTGATTTACGCTTATATTTAGAAAATCAAGGAATTCAACTCATTAACGATCATGGATTTTATCGATTAGAAGGAAACTCAGTAAGTCTTCTCCAAATCCAAACCAATATTCAACACCAGAATCCTCAAGATACTTTGTCTGCTAATTCGCGGCAAAAAGCGTTAGCGACCATGCTTTTGTTGAATAGTGAAGAAATAAAAATGATTGATTTGGCATTAAATTTGGAAGTAAGTCTGGGGACAATTCAACGTGATTTGAATAAAGTTGAAACAACCTTTAAGCAATATGATTTACATTTAGAGCGCAAAAAAGGGGTGGGAATCGTCCTAAGTGGTCGTGAAGATGTTCGCCGTTATTTATTTTGTCATTTGGTTGCAGATTCGGTTAATGAATATCAATTTTTAGCATATTTACAAGGTCAAAGAACGACTGTAACCAATTTTTCAGCGGTGCTTTTACCAGTTAAACTGTTACGGCAATGTTATCGCGTTTTGAAAACCAAGGTCTTGGGACAAATCAAAGAGATTTCGGATCAACAAAGTATTTTTTTAGTATTAATTTTTGCGATGTCGCTGTACCGAATTTCCAAAAAATGCATTCTTTCTAGTCAAGAAAATGCTCAGGTACAAATAAAATATTTAAATATTATTGATCAATTTTTGCTGAGTTGGCCGTCGCAAACTTTGGTTAAAAATCTGCAATCAGCAGAACGTAATTTTTTAGCGTTGCAATTACAAAATAGTGATCATCAGATTAAAAGTCATTACTTGGATTATAATGATTTGTCGGTTTCTATGAAAGTTAAAAAGTTAATTGTTCTGGTTTCCATGGATTATCACTGGGATTTTACGCATGATGCGATTTTTTTTGAAAAATTAACACTGCATGTGGAAAATTTGGTTCAGAAGAAGCAACCGCAACTTCCCAAAATGAAATTTATGGCATTAGAGACGATTGGTCAACAGTATCAAAAATTGTCGCAAATTATTGCCAAGCGCTGGCAGGAAATTTTTCCTCAGCAAAAGATCAATCCAGCAGAAATACAATTGTTATTGTTATATTTTACGAATGAATATGAAAATTATGGTAATTATTACGCAACTAAGGTCTTAATTGCTTGTGAAAATGGTTTTTCAACTGCACAAATTTTGAAGAATCGCTTACATCAGGAAATTCCGGATATTCAACAAATTGATACGATTAAAATTGCTCAATTGTCGCAAATTCATCCTACTGAATATGATTTACTTTTAACAACGATTGATCTGCCTGGCTTTACTGGCAAGTATCAAATTGTCAGTCCTTTGTTGTTAGACAGCGATGTTGAAGAAATTAAACAGCATTTGAAAAAGAATCATTCTCAAGCCAGACATGAAGCTGTTTTTGATTCATCGAAAACGGACCATGCTTTACAAAATTTAGCTAATAAACAATTAGAAATTACCCTGTATCAACAAATCACAACCCAATTTAAAGTGGTTAAGTTGCTGAATAAACCGCAAAATAATTTAGAGCAATTAATACATCAGTTACTTCGTAGTTTACCTGACACAATTATTGAAAACGGAACACAAGTGGCATCCAATTTGATCAAGCGTATTGAGTTAGCACCGATCGGTTTGCCCAATACCCACTTAGCGTTGCTGCATACAAGTAGTGCTGGTGTTTTGCAATTGGCGATCAAAGTGGTGGAGTTGCAGTGGCCGGTCACAATGCTAGCGATGGATCATGAAGAAATTCAAGTTTCACGTTTTTTGTTGATGTTGGCACCGGCTGATATTGATGCTTTGGAAACGAAGTTGTTAGGAATGATTAGCAGCTTGTTGGTCATGAATGATGCCAATCTACACTTATTTGAAACGGGTAATACGCTAGCTTTACAAAATTTTTTGGCAGATAAATTTTTGCAAAAATTACAAGCAAATAATTTGTCTTAA
- a CDS encoding FtsX-like permease family protein produces the protein MKIHWRLAKKALISHRELYIPFILVSMLLVAICEIFWSMTQNSSLKQTAAGTNASYIILLGAIFVTVLSVIFLFYINRFLMKRQLKELALYNMLGLTKGDLRLVVLYEILILWAMVVVLGLIVGLVLSKLFFLILTFFLQTTTIVEQFSLNSLILVTVIFSGIFSILFMSDFKSLYQVQPANLWNQSEQPEPEPKSNWLLGVSSLLFLAVGYWIAVKTSPNAEAMVQFVLAMILVIIGIYGLFIASSIVILKLLKKNRKFYYQPKHFISVSGTLYRMKQNGASLASICLLCTTILVALVGSVSLYVGKEKMINRSAPYDLMMTQSKPFSATEQKVMQQVVKKQDVKISKPKQMMMTVPQAVIVKNHHIFPSSMTAPSATHQLSTLTLAEYNNLSRKHYQLQPNQILVYTDDGKKVAQQLTLNGRQYRTKMIPQFAMQFNYQNSIYKSLFIVAANRQVAQQINHQPWLYVQGQNLAGNSKRVLHASKLVTTALHLTAEQYTSKPELEGFWNSLVGSILFVGGLISLSMILLTGALIYYKQLSEGYADRQRFQIMQEVGLSKQETAQTIRSQVLLLFMLPIIGAIINLAFALPAIKSILAVFSIYNVLILLAVSITTLVLLIIYYLIVYALTTRAYTKIVNTKTMSIE, from the coding sequence ATGAAAATTCATTGGAGACTAGCTAAAAAAGCATTAATTAGTCATCGTGAATTATATATACCATTTATTTTAGTCAGTATGCTTTTAGTGGCTATTTGTGAAATTTTTTGGTCAATGACCCAAAATTCTAGTTTGAAACAGACTGCAGCTGGAACCAATGCCAGTTACATTATCCTTTTGGGCGCTATTTTTGTGACAGTTTTGTCAGTAATTTTCTTATTTTATATTAATCGTTTCTTGATGAAGCGACAATTAAAAGAATTAGCGCTGTACAACATGTTAGGTTTAACAAAGGGCGATCTGAGATTAGTAGTTTTGTATGAAATTTTAATCCTATGGGCGATGGTTGTAGTTTTAGGACTAATTGTCGGTCTGGTTTTGAGTAAATTATTCTTTTTAATTTTGACATTTTTCTTGCAAACTACAACGATTGTGGAACAATTTAGTTTGAATAGTTTAATTTTAGTAACGGTTATATTTAGCGGCATTTTTAGCATATTATTTATGAGCGATTTTAAAAGTCTCTACCAAGTTCAACCGGCAAATTTGTGGAATCAAAGTGAACAACCGGAGCCCGAACCGAAGAGCAATTGGTTGTTGGGAGTTAGCAGTCTGTTATTTTTGGCGGTGGGTTATTGGATTGCTGTCAAAACTTCACCCAACGCAGAAGCAATGGTCCAATTTGTGTTAGCAATGATTTTAGTGATCATTGGTATTTACGGCTTGTTTATTGCCTCCAGTATTGTTATTTTAAAGTTACTGAAGAAAAATCGAAAATTTTATTATCAGCCCAAACATTTTATTTCTGTTTCAGGAACTTTATATCGGATGAAGCAAAATGGAGCGAGCTTGGCTTCTATCTGTCTACTCTGTACGACCATTTTAGTGGCTTTAGTTGGTAGCGTAAGCTTGTATGTTGGCAAGGAAAAGATGATTAATCGTAGTGCTCCTTATGATTTGATGATGACGCAAAGCAAACCTTTTTCGGCAACAGAGCAAAAGGTTATGCAACAAGTAGTTAAAAAACAGGATGTTAAAATATCTAAACCTAAACAAATGATGATGACTGTACCACAGGCGGTAATTGTTAAAAATCATCATATTTTTCCTTCTAGTATGACTGCACCATCGGCTACACATCAACTGTCCACTCTAACTTTAGCGGAATATAATAATTTGAGTCGTAAACATTATCAATTGCAACCAAATCAAATTTTGGTTTATACTGATGATGGTAAAAAAGTGGCACAGCAGCTGACACTAAATGGTAGACAATATCGAACTAAAATGATTCCTCAATTTGCAATGCAGTTTAATTATCAAAATAGTATTTATAAATCACTTTTTATTGTGGCAGCTAACAGGCAAGTGGCACAACAAATCAATCATCAACCTTGGCTTTATGTTCAAGGTCAAAATTTGGCTGGAAATTCAAAGCGAGTTTTACACGCATCAAAACTAGTTACTACAGCGTTACATCTGACAGCTGAACAGTACACTTCTAAGCCAGAGTTAGAGGGATTTTGGAATAGTTTAGTTGGTAGTATTTTGTTTGTTGGTGGTTTAATTAGTTTGTCGATGATTCTGTTGACGGGAGCATTAATTTATTATAAACAATTATCTGAAGGGTATGCAGATCGTCAACGTTTTCAAATTATGCAAGAAGTTGGATTGAGTAAACAAGAAACGGCACAAACAATCCGTAGTCAAGTGTTGCTTTTATTTATGCTACCGATTATTGGTGCCATAATTAATTTAGCATTTGCATTACCGGCTATTAAAAGTATTTTAGCAGTTTTCTCCATATACAATGTGTTGATATTGTTGGCGGTGTCAATCACAACTCTAGTTTTACTCATAATTTACTATTTGATAGTTTATGCTTTAACGACACGAGCGTACACAAAAATTGTTAATACAAAAACAATGAGCATAGAATAG
- a CDS encoding ABC transporter ATP-binding protein, with translation MSLLELKHVKKNFEQAESIETVEALKDISFEVQEGDYIAIMGESGSGKSTLLNLIATLDQPTSGSLQINGQNLADLSENQAALYRRKNLGFVFQNFNLLNTFNNQDNILLPLVLNKTPVPQLQQRLMPLAKSLKLTELLKRYPYEVSGGQRQRIAAARALITKPQIILADEPTGALDSYNSELLLRLFEQINQAGQTILMVTHSALAASHAKRILFIKDGLIFHEIFRGEQTSEQYLQQITNSAALLVRG, from the coding sequence ATGAGTTTACTTGAATTGAAACATGTCAAAAAAAATTTTGAACAAGCAGAAAGTATTGAGACAGTCGAAGCGTTAAAAGATATTTCCTTTGAGGTACAAGAGGGTGATTATATTGCTATCATGGGGGAATCAGGTTCTGGTAAATCGACGCTCTTGAATTTGATTGCTACTTTGGATCAGCCAACCAGTGGTAGTCTGCAAATCAATGGCCAAAATTTAGCTGATTTGTCTGAGAATCAAGCGGCTTTGTATCGAAGAAAGAATTTAGGATTTGTATTTCAAAATTTTAATTTGTTGAATACATTTAATAATCAAGATAATATTTTATTACCATTAGTCTTGAATAAAACTCCAGTTCCACAATTACAGCAACGTTTGATGCCCTTAGCAAAAAGTTTAAAACTGACTGAATTGCTAAAACGTTATCCATATGAAGTGTCAGGTGGTCAACGACAACGAATTGCAGCGGCAAGAGCCTTAATCACAAAACCACAAATCATTTTAGCTGATGAACCAACAGGAGCTTTGGATTCATATAATTCCGAGTTGTTGTTGCGTTTGTTTGAACAAATTAATCAAGCTGGTCAAACAATTTTGATGGTGACGCACAGTGCTTTAGCAGCTAGTCATGCTAAAAGGATTTTATTTATTAAAGATGGTTTGATTTTTCATGAAATCTTTCGCGGTGAGCAAACGTCTGAACAATATTTACAACAGATTACGAATAGTGCTGCTTTGTTGGTGAGGGGGTAG